A section of the Malus sylvestris chromosome 17, drMalSylv7.2, whole genome shotgun sequence genome encodes:
- the LOC126611538 gene encoding ethylene-responsive transcription factor WIN1, which produces MVQSKKFRGVRQRHWGSWVSEIRHPLLKRRVWLGTFETAEEAARAYDEAAILMSGRNAKTNFPVFTNEMAAANDLNNNSSNSNNNSSTSSTTLSAILSAKLRKCCKSPSPSLTCLRLDTENSLIGVWQKGAGPRSDSNWLMMVELDQKSRLQAPQSEISSSTSCALDTEGMAGGQEGGDVDNRMMDEEERVALQMIEELLNRN; this is translated from the exons ATGGTACAATCAAAGAAGTTCAGAGGGGTCAGGCAACGCCACTGGGGCTCCTGGGTTTCTGAGATTCGTCATCCATTACT GAAAAGAAGGGTGTGGCTTGGGACATTTGAGACAGCTGAAGAAGCAGCAAGAGCGTATGATGAGGCGGCAATTTTGATGAGTGGGAGAAATGCCAAAACAAACTTTCCAGTCTTCACAAATGAAATGGCTGCAGCTAACGATCTTAACAACAATTCTagcaacagcaacaacaacTCTTCCACCTCTTCCACAACACTTTCAGCAATCCTCAGTGCCAAGCTTCGCAAGTGCTGCAAGTCCCCGTCTCCTTCCCTCACTTGCCTGAGGCTGGACACAGAGAATTCCCTCATCGGGGTCTGGCAAAAGGGTGCTGGACCCCGGTCGGATTCAAACTGGCTGATGATGGTTGAGCTGGACCAGAAGAGTCGTTTGCAAGCACCCCAATCAGAAATTAGTAGTAGTACCTCTTGTGCTTTGGATACTGAGGGAATGGCAGGTGGGCAGGAAGGTGGGGATGTTGATAATAGGATGATGGATGAGGAGGAAAGGGTTGCATTGCAGATGATAGAGGAACTTCTGAATAGAAATTGA